One genomic segment of Candidatus Obscuribacterales bacterium includes these proteins:
- a CDS encoding NB-ARC domain-containing protein has product MKEPIANKIGVANLGTVYGQTNNVTIHEAQRVALIYSDPLPDLRVFQGRGEQCLELNTWLADPDVSMMGIRGEGGIGKSTLMAKVFAESQGFAGKFWADV; this is encoded by the coding sequence ATGAAAGAACCGATCGCCAACAAAATTGGCGTGGCGAATCTAGGAACGGTCTATGGTCAGACCAACAACGTCACCATTCATGAAGCTCAGCGGGTGGCGCTGATTTATAGCGACCCTTTACCTGATCTGCGGGTTTTTCAGGGACGGGGCGAGCAATGCTTAGAACTCAACACCTGGCTAGCTGATCCAGATGTCTCGATGATGGGCATTCGAGGTGAGGGCGGCATCGGCAAGTCTACGCTGATGGCAAAGGTGTTTGCTGAAAGTCAGGGATTTGCGGGTAAGTTTTGGGCAGATGT